A genomic window from Ignavibacteria bacterium includes:
- a CDS encoding TonB-dependent receptor, giving the protein MQKARCRLAFYTLTVLILLSGILEAQEGKGTIKGRVLSLRTREALMGTTVLIRSTTSGAVTDTAGYYTIANVPAGNYTLEYRSVGYDNLMKTDVQVRPGRITYSDAALKEAVIETEGVVVSAGYFQSPEVSNSGAVNFNNEEIKRSPGSMGDISRILMAMPSTARVSDDNNDLVVRGGSPSENGFYVDGMPVPNINHFPSIGSTGGPIGILNAEFIDNFNFLTSSFSSQYGDRLSSVVDITFKEGNKDEVDLQADLNWAGFGGALEGPLPAAKGSWLASFKRSYLDFFSKAAGWGMTIRYGDAQAKVTYDLSKKHKLSLLDIFGDDHESFSREDAVEQGGNYYGLIDNYQNTAGISWKALWNSSVYSVTNLSYSVQSFKNDFNKVSTEGKYYVSDNYEGSVNFKNINYLDLSKLSRLEFGLEAANGIGRYDYTKFADTSRLGIPEGEYIVKRNLRPFRYGAFITYSAGPYKSFTASIGLRSDYYSLNKNFVFSPRVSLSYEVNPLLKLNAGAGMFCQRLPMVLLSQRPEFQDLKTIKAYHFGTGLEYIITPDTRLTFEIYGKEYMDLPLSKSDPSLSVIDGGLTGSSFGNFNELTSSGKGYTRGVELLMQKKLSENYYGILSASYFRSRYRDYEGTWRNRVYDNKFIFSFIAGYKPVQEWELSLRWTYAGGCPYTPFDKEKSRELRTGVIDVNNINSMRYPGYHSLNVRVDRKFFFSSQSLDVYLSVWNAYNRKNVSDYYWNPVENTQETIYQWSIMPIFGIEYEL; this is encoded by the coding sequence ATGCAGAAAGCAAGATGCCGCCTGGCTTTTTATACACTTACAGTCCTGATCCTCCTTTCAGGAATTCTGGAAGCGCAGGAAGGAAAAGGCACAATTAAGGGGAGAGTTTTAAGCCTCAGGACCAGGGAAGCCCTAATGGGGACAACCGTGCTTATCCGCAGCACCACGTCGGGAGCGGTAACAGATACCGCGGGGTATTACACAATAGCAAATGTTCCTGCCGGAAACTACACGCTTGAATACAGGTCGGTGGGATACGATAATTTAATGAAGACGGATGTGCAGGTAAGGCCCGGCAGAATTACATACAGCGATGCCGCGCTGAAGGAGGCTGTAATTGAAACCGAAGGCGTGGTAGTTTCGGCGGGGTACTTCCAGTCGCCTGAAGTAAGCAATTCCGGCGCGGTAAATTTTAATAATGAGGAGATTAAAAGATCACCCGGCTCAATGGGGGATATAAGCCGCATACTTATGGCAATGCCTTCGACGGCCAGGGTTTCAGACGACAATAACGACCTGGTGGTAAGGGGCGGAAGCCCGAGTGAGAACGGGTTTTACGTAGACGGCATGCCTGTGCCTAACATAAACCATTTCCCAAGTATTGGTTCAACCGGGGGGCCTATAGGAATATTAAATGCCGAGTTTATTGACAACTTTAATTTTCTGACCAGCAGTTTTTCGTCGCAGTATGGCGACAGGCTCTCTTCAGTTGTAGACATAACTTTCAAGGAAGGGAATAAAGATGAAGTGGATCTTCAGGCCGATCTCAACTGGGCGGGTTTCGGCGGTGCGCTGGAGGGACCTCTTCCAGCAGCGAAGGGGTCATGGCTTGCATCTTTTAAGCGGAGCTACCTGGACTTTTTCAGCAAGGCCGCGGGCTGGGGAATGACCATACGCTACGGGGACGCGCAGGCAAAGGTTACTTATGATTTAAGCAAAAAGCATAAGCTTTCACTGCTGGACATTTTTGGCGATGACCATGAATCCTTCAGCCGTGAAGACGCCGTGGAACAGGGAGGAAACTACTACGGGCTTATTGACAATTACCAGAATACGGCGGGCATCTCCTGGAAGGCGCTCTGGAATTCCTCAGTGTATTCCGTGACAAATTTATCTTACTCAGTTCAGAGCTTTAAGAACGATTTCAATAAGGTGAGCACTGAAGGTAAGTATTACGTTTCGGATAACTACGAGGGATCGGTAAATTTCAAAAATATAAATTATCTGGATCTCAGCAAGTTAAGCCGCCTTGAGTTCGGACTGGAGGCGGCAAATGGCATAGGAAGGTATGACTATACAAAGTTTGCAGACACCAGCAGGCTCGGCATTCCGGAAGGGGAGTATATTGTAAAGCGTAACTTAAGGCCTTTCAGGTATGGCGCTTTTATAACATATAGTGCGGGGCCTTACAAGAGCTTTACAGCGTCCATAGGTTTAAGAAGCGACTATTATTCTCTTAATAAGAATTTTGTTTTTTCGCCAAGGGTATCACTTTCATATGAGGTAAATCCGCTATTGAAGTTAAACGCAGGTGCGGGAATGTTTTGTCAGAGGCTGCCCATGGTGCTTTTATCGCAGAGGCCTGAGTTTCAGGATCTTAAGACTATAAAGGCTTATCACTTTGGAACAGGGCTTGAATATATTATTACTCCTGACACAAGGCTTACGTTTGAGATTTACGGCAAGGAGTACATGGATCTTCCTCTTTCAAAAAGCGATCCATCCTTAAGCGTAATTGACGGGGGGCTTACAGGAAGTTCATTCGGAAACTTTAATGAGCTTACCTCTTCAGGAAAAGGATATACAAGAGGCGTGGAGCTCCTGATGCAGAAAAAACTCTCAGAGAACTATTACGGCATTTTGAGCGCCTCATATTTCAGAAGCCGTTACCGCGATTATGAGGGTACGTGGCGTAACCGTGTGTACGACAATAAATTTATATTCAGTTTTATAGCGGGATATAAGCCTGTGCAGGAGTGGGAGCTGAGCCTGAGGTGGACTTACGCCGGAGGCTGCCCGTATACTCCATTTGACAAGGAGAAGTCTCGTGAATTAAGAACAGGCGTAATAGACGTGAATAATATTAACTCTATGAGGTATCCCGGTTATCACTCGCTGAATGTAAGAGTTGACAGGAAGTTTTTCTTCAGCTCGCAGAGCCTGGACGTCTACCTTTCGGTATGGAACGCGTATAACAGGAAGAATGTATCTGACTACTACTGGAACCCTGTAGAAAACACACAGGAAACAATATACCAGTGGAGCATCATGCCGATATTCGGAATTGAATATGAACTTTGA
- a CDS encoding histidine kinase translates to MKIIKNNLRKIEILIVISLVMTLVYHNLLPGHKVEFSGSYLLHFMADSLFNFIMIFITLEANLSVNRWLDTRYKWEISPVKRLSLQIGLNTVHSFLLMFIIIAGYSFMLSLLLPEAVRKAQVTGAYPVIRNLIYVFLAIFLLYQLAYISFYFFRQWSHALVEKERLEKDNISSQLQALQAQVNPHFLFNSLSSLVSLIEEDKDMAIQFVQELADVYRYLLQQKSERLVKVCDELKFINSFIYLHKARCGESLKAEIEIDAKFGNYLIPPQTLQILAENAIKHNIISQSRPLVIKFYTGSRMDIIVENNLQKKLSPQKHTGLGLENITERYRLLGKRNIKVEDTGGIFRVLVPMIKPEGMNESTDY, encoded by the coding sequence ATGAAAATAATAAAAAATAATCTGCGGAAAATTGAGATACTGATAGTTATCTCGCTTGTGATGACGCTCGTCTATCACAATCTACTACCCGGGCACAAGGTGGAGTTCAGCGGGTCGTATCTGCTGCATTTTATGGCCGACAGCCTGTTTAACTTTATTATGATATTTATTACGCTGGAGGCAAACCTCAGTGTTAACCGTTGGCTGGACACGCGCTACAAGTGGGAGATCTCCCCGGTAAAAAGGCTATCGCTTCAGATAGGGCTTAATACTGTGCATTCATTTCTTCTGATGTTCATAATTATTGCGGGCTACAGCTTTATGCTTTCGCTTCTTCTGCCCGAGGCCGTAAGAAAGGCTCAGGTAACGGGAGCTTACCCGGTAATAAGAAACTTAATATATGTTTTTTTAGCAATATTTCTTTTGTACCAGCTGGCTTACATAAGCTTTTATTTTTTCAGGCAGTGGAGTCACGCTCTTGTAGAAAAAGAGAGGCTGGAGAAAGATAATATCTCCTCGCAGCTTCAGGCGCTTCAGGCGCAGGTGAATCCTCATTTTCTTTTTAACAGCCTGAGCTCGCTCGTTTCGCTTATTGAAGAGGACAAGGACATGGCAATACAGTTTGTACAGGAGCTGGCGGACGTCTACAGGTATCTTCTTCAGCAGAAAAGTGAGAGGCTTGTTAAAGTGTGCGATGAGCTGAAGTTTATAAATTCTTTCATATACCTCCATAAGGCAAGGTGCGGCGAGAGCCTGAAGGCGGAAATTGAAATTGACGCGAAGTTCGGAAATTATCTCATACCTCCGCAGACGCTGCAGATACTGGCGGAAAATGCAATCAAGCATAATATTATTTCGCAGAGCAGGCCGCTTGTAATTAAGTTTTATACCGGCAGCCGCATGGATATTATTGTGGAAAACAATCTGCAGAAGAAGCTGTCGCCTCAGAAGCATACCGGCCTCGGTCTTGAAAACATTACAGAGCGCTACAGGCTTCTGGGCAAAAGAAATATTAAAGTTGAGGATACGGGGGGAATCTTCCGTGTTCTGGTTCCGATGATTAAACCTGAAGGGATGA